The Terriglobia bacterium genomic interval CCGCCCCGTCTGCGCCGCTAAGGAACGTGATCATTATTTGATGGCGCAGCCACCCCGCCTTGCAAAGGCGGGGAATAGTCCACCACCAGACATCTGTCCCTACTTTTGCAAACCCGGAATTTACCATATCCTGAACCCGGCATGTCGATACCTCATCTCATACTCGTCCCCGGCCTGATGTGCGACGGCACCGTCTGGACGCATCAAGCCCGCGACCTCGCAACACTCACCACCATCACCATCGCCGACCACGGTTCCCTCCACTCGCTCGGCAAGATGGCTGAGGCAATTCTCCAGCGCGCGCCGGCGCGCTTCGCCATCGCCGGCCATTCCATGGGAGGCCGCGTCACGCTGGAAGTCTTCCGCCGCGCGCCGGAACGGGTCGCCGGCATGATCCTGATGGATACGGCGTACACACCGCGCCGCGAAGGCGTCTCAGGAGATCGCGAAGCGGAAGGACGACATGCGCTACTCGATGTCGCCCGCAAGGAAGGCACGCGCGCGATGGGAGCCGTGTGGGTTCAACGCATGGTGCATCCGAGCCGTCTCGCAGATGCCGCGCTGCTCGATTCGATCCTCGACATGATCGGCCGCAAGACCGCCGATATCTTCGCCGCTCAGATCCAAGCCTTGCTCGACCGGCCCGACGCAACGCCGCTGCTGGCCGGAATCCACTGCCCCACCGTTGTGCTGTGCGGCCGGCAGGACACCTGGGCCATTCTCAGCCAGCATGAAAAAATGTCCGCACACATCCCCGACAGCCGTCTCGTTGTGATCGAGGAATGCGGGCACATGTCCACGATGGAACGCCCCGCGGAGGTAACCGCCGCGATGCGAAGCTGGCTTACCTCTTTTTCAGTGTGAAGTCGCCCTGACGATCGTCGTGATTCCAGCTGCCCGTGATCTCGCCCTTTTCCAATTTGCCATCGATGATGAAGCGGACAGACTGGTTGGTCCGGCGGTTTACAGTCTGAGCCTCCATGTGCAGCTTGCCCGTTTTTGCGTCGTAGGTACCTTTTTGAATCGGAATGGGCTCGGGGACGCCTTCGCCGCCTGTCACATTACCGGTCAACGCTTTCCCATCCCATTTCAGAGACAGAGTCACCGGATTGCGGTCGCTCCGGCTCGGTCCCCAATCACCGGCCCAACTGCCGGTCAGCGGGTCCTGCGCCAGAACGGCTGTCACCAGGACAAATAGACTCATGAATCCGACAAAGGCCAAAGCTCTCGATCGCATGCAACCTCCATAGCTGTGGGACATGGCAAATCTGATGGTACACTGCCCGCGCAAAGCCGCCGAGTGAAACCTACCAGACCTGGCAGCGGCGATTCGCGGCGCGAACCATGGTGTCCCCGGCTTTACATCCGAACGCGGCGGCGAACTCCGGCAGATTCGATAACGGACCGTTCACGCGGAAGCGCGACAATGGATGCGGATCACTGAGCGCCTGCTGGCGCTCCGATTCCGGCCGCTGACTCATGGCCCAGACCACACCCCAGCCGATAAAGAACCGTTGTTCCGGCGTGAAGCCATCGATATTGGCGGGGCGCGGCTTTCCTTCCATGGATTTCTTCAACGCATCGTAAGCGATCGTAATTCCGCCGAGATCTCCGATCGATTCGCCAAGCACGAGCTTTCCGTTGAGATTCGTTCCATCCACCGTTTGATAACCGCTGAATTGTTCCTCAACACATTCGGCGCGGCTGCTGAACTTGCTGCGATCTGCCTCGGTCCACCAATTACGAAGGTTGCCCTGTGGATCGAACTGGCTGCCCGAGTCATCGAAACCATGCGTGATCTCATGGCCGATCACTGCTCCGATCGCGCCGTAGTTCAGCGCATCGTCCGCACCGGCGTCGAAGAACGGAGGCTGCAGAATGCCGGCCGGAAAGACGATTTCGTTATTCGAGGAGTTGTAGTACGCATTGACGGTCGGCGGCGTCATTGACCATTCGCCTTTGTCGACCGGCTTCTCGATTTTATCGATATCCCGTTTCTCTTCCAACGCCGCCGCCTGTCGTACGTTTCCGTAGTAGGCATCGCGCGTGAGCCGCAGCGACGAATAGTCTTTCCACCTTTCGGTATTGCCGATCTTTCGGGTGAATGCGGCGAGTTTGACGAGCGCCTGATCGCGTGTCGCCGGGCTCATCCAGTCGCTCTTCTGGAGGCGATCGCGGTAGGCCGAGACGAGATTGTCGATCATCGTGTTCATCCGCGCCCGGGCTTCGGGACGGAATTTCTTTTCGATATAGACCTTGCCGAGCGCGTCGCCGACGAGACTATCGGCGGCGGTGACGCAGCGCCGCCAGCGCGGCTGAAGCTCTTTTGCGCCGGTGAGCGTCTTGCCGAAGAAATCGAAATCCTCGTCCACGAACTTCGCGGAGAGCCGCGGAGCCGCGTCGTGCAGGACGTGCCATCGCAGATACGTCTTCCAGTCAGCGACGGACGTCGAGCTCAGCATGCGATCAAATCCCTCGAAAAACTTCGGCTGGCCGATATTGACCAACGGGACCGGCGGCGCGCCGCGGCCGGCCATATAGTCCTGCCAGGAAAAATGTGGTGTCATCGCGGCCAGTTCGGCCATCGAGCGTTTGTTCAGCTGAGACTTGGGATCGCGCCGCTCCGCCGGCGTCAGAGAGA includes:
- a CDS encoding alpha/beta hydrolase, translated to MSIPHLILVPGLMCDGTVWTHQARDLATLTTITIADHGSLHSLGKMAEAILQRAPARFAIAGHSMGGRVTLEVFRRAPERVAGMILMDTAYTPRREGVSGDREAEGRHALLDVARKEGTRAMGAVWVQRMVHPSRLADAALLDSILDMIGRKTADIFAAQIQALLDRPDATPLLAGIHCPTVVLCGRQDTWAILSQHEKMSAHIPDSRLVVIEECGHMSTMERPAEVTAAMRSWLTSFSV
- a CDS encoding M13 family metallopeptidase, which produces TTCKPCDDFYQFVNGAWLKDNPVPAAYARWGTFQILAEQNLDILRGILQDAAAANAPKGDEQIIGSFYTSCMDEARIEGLGASPISADLARIDRIRNTSDLQAEFVRLHQEGIPAVFLFGASFDFNDSSRRIAWAVQGGLTLENKDYYTSNDDKSKQTRDEFLKHAARMLELLGDSHDVSAKEAAAILKIETQLAEVSLTPAERRDPKSQLNKRSMAELAAMTPHFSWQDYMAGRGAPPVPLVNIGQPKFFEGFDRMLSSTSVADWKTYLRWHVLHDAAPRLSAKFVDEDFDFFGKTLTGAKELQPRWRRCVTAADSLVGDALGKVYIEKKFRPEARARMNTMIDNLVSAYRDRLQKSDWMSPATRDQALVKLAAFTRKIGNTERWKDYSSLRLTRDAYYGNVRQAAALEEKRDIDKIEKPVDKGEWSMTPPTVNAYYNSSNNEIVFPAGILQPPFFDAGADDALNYGAIGAVIGHEITHGFDDSGSQFDPQGNLRNWWTEADRSKFSSRAECVEEQFSGYQTVDGTNLNGKLVLGESIGDLGGITIAYDALKKSMEGKPRPANIDGFTPEQRFFIGWGVVWAMSQRPESERQQALSDPHPLSRFRVNGPLSNLPEFAAAFGCKAGDTMVRAANRRCQVW